A stretch of the Pseudomonas helvetica genome encodes the following:
- the atuD gene encoding citronellyl-CoA dehydrogenase — protein MIFTQEHEELRRTVRHFVDREINPYVDEWEKAGRFPIHEIFRKAGALGLLGISKPEKFGGMGLDYSYSIVAAEEFGTIHCGGIPMSIGVQTDMCTPALARFGSDELREEFLRPAITGEQVGCIGVSEVGAGSDVAGLKTTARKDGGDYVINGSKMWITNSPSADFICLLANTSDDKAHINKSLIMVPMNSPGISLSSPLDKLGMRSSETAQVFFDNVRVPQRNRIGHEGAGFMMQMLQFQEERLFGAANMIKGLEYCIDSTIEYCKERKTFGTALIDNQVIHFRLAELATEIECLRALVYQATEQYVKGQDVTRLASMAKLKAGRLGREVSDSCLQYWGGMGYMWDNPVARAYRDVRLVSIGGGADEIMLGIICKLMGILPGKKK, from the coding sequence ATGATCTTCACCCAGGAACACGAAGAACTGCGCCGTACTGTCCGTCATTTTGTCGACCGTGAAATCAACCCGTACGTCGATGAGTGGGAAAAGGCCGGGCGCTTTCCGATCCACGAGATTTTCCGCAAGGCCGGTGCGCTCGGTCTGTTGGGGATTTCCAAACCGGAAAAATTCGGTGGCATGGGCCTGGACTACAGCTATTCGATTGTCGCCGCTGAAGAGTTCGGGACCATTCATTGCGGCGGGATTCCGATGTCGATTGGCGTGCAGACCGACATGTGCACCCCGGCCCTCGCCCGTTTTGGCTCCGACGAGCTGCGTGAAGAATTCCTCCGCCCGGCGATCACCGGTGAACAGGTCGGCTGCATCGGCGTCTCGGAAGTCGGTGCCGGCTCTGATGTCGCCGGGCTGAAAACCACCGCGCGCAAGGACGGCGGCGACTACGTGATCAACGGCAGCAAAATGTGGATCACCAACTCCCCAAGCGCCGACTTCATCTGCCTGCTGGCCAACACCTCGGACGACAAGGCGCACATCAACAAGTCGTTGATCATGGTGCCGATGAACAGCCCCGGCATCAGCCTCAGTTCGCCTCTGGACAAACTCGGCATGCGCAGTTCGGAAACCGCCCAGGTATTTTTCGACAATGTGCGCGTGCCGCAACGTAACCGCATCGGCCATGAAGGCGCAGGCTTCATGATGCAAATGCTGCAGTTTCAGGAAGAACGCCTGTTCGGTGCGGCGAACATGATCAAGGGCCTGGAATACTGCATCGACAGCACTATCGAGTATTGCAAGGAGCGCAAGACCTTTGGCACTGCGCTGATCGACAACCAGGTGATTCACTTCCGCCTCGCCGAGCTTGCAACCGAAATCGAATGCCTGCGGGCGCTGGTCTACCAGGCCACCGAGCAATACGTCAAAGGCCAGGACGTCACGCGCCTGGCGTCCATGGCCAAACTCAAGGCCGGGCGGCTGGGCCGGGAAGTCAGCGACAGTTGCCTGCAATACTGGGGTGGCATGGGCTATATGTGGGACAACCCGGTGGCCCGTGCCTACCGCGATGTACGGCTGGTGTCGATTGGCGGCGGCGCCGACGAGATCATGCTGGGGATCATCTGCAAATTGATGGGCATCCTGCCCGGGAAGAAAAAATGA